One window from the genome of Mugil cephalus isolate CIBA_MC_2020 chromosome 23, CIBA_Mcephalus_1.1, whole genome shotgun sequence encodes:
- the LOC125001176 gene encoding double-stranded RNA-specific editase 1-like, translated as MALLLEGFHATAAYYCLVRHRFKRRRKKRSERKGQVPRPSRTQQRLLVVERDEVETMSSRSTDVKENQNLDNLFSKEGVAAEVAGHPNGSPGVARKRPLEEGNNGHTHSKYRPKKRKKLPGPVPPKNALMQLNEIKPGLQYKLLSQTGPVHAPVFVMTVEVNGQFFEGSGPTKKKAKLNAAEKALRSFIQVPNASEVHMAMGRTLSVHTDFTSDQADFPDVLFNAFETSSRIEVPFYLASNSKGPFSSLVIEYPWLSSPVPNLAQSPLTPAPSTSISPPSGKNPVMILNELRPGLKYDFVSESGESHAKSFVMSVRVDAQNFQGSGRNKRLAKARAAQAALSALFNMQLDQPPSQQPIPREGLQLHLPQVLADAVSRLVIDKFSELTDNFSSPHARRKVLAGVVMTTGTNVKEAQVICVSTGTKCINGEYMSDRGLALNDCHAEIVARRSLIRFLYSQLEHFLSNDEEVHRESIFTRYDNGQGFKLKDNVQFHLYISTSPCGDARIFSPHEAGVEDQGDRHPNRKARGQLRTKIESGEGTIPVRSSNTIQTWDGVLQGERLLTMSCSDKIARWNVVGIQGSLMSYFTKPIYFSSIILGSLYHADHLSRAMYQRIIELEDLPQPFNLNRPLLSGVSNAEARQPGKAPNFSVNWTVGDQGLEVINATTGKDDLGRPSRLCKHALYSRWMRLHCKLSSIMRIKRPRPSSYHEAKQAAVEYHSAKQMLFRSFYKAGLGVWVKKPIEQDQFALTT; from the exons ATGGCTCTGCTGCTGGAAGGCTTCCACGCCACAGCAGCCTACTACTGCCTGGTCCGCCACAGGttcaagaggaggaggaagaaacggTCAGAGCGCAAAG GTCAAGTACCCCGGCCATCTCGAACGCAACAGAGGCTGCTCGTCGTAGAGCGGGACGAAGTGGAAACCATGA GTTCACGCAGCACTGATGTTAAGGAAAATCAAAATTTGGACAACCTTTTCTCCAAAGAGGGGGTTGCGGCTGAAGTTGCCGGACACCCCAATGGGAGTCCTGGGGTTGCGAGGAAACGTCCCCTAGAGGAGGGCAATAATGGGCACACACATTCCAAGTACAGGCCCAAGAAGCGTAAGAAACTCCCTGGACCAGTTCCGCCCAAGAATGCCCTTATGCAGCTGAATGAGATCAAACCAGGTCTGCAGTACAAACTTCTCTCTCAGACTGGGCCAGTCCATGCACCTGTCTTTGTCATGACTGTGGAGGTCAACGGGCAGTTCTTCGAGGGTTCAGGTCCGAccaagaagaaagcaaagctGAATGCAGCAGAAAAGGCACTACGCTCCTTCATCCAGGTCCCCAACGCCTCTGAAGTCCACATGGCCATGGGCCGGACACTGTCCGTTCACACAGACTTCACCTCGGATCAGGCGGACTTTCCGGACGTGCTGTTTAATGCCTTTGAGACATCCAGTCGTATAGAAGTCCCATTTTACCTCGCTTCCAACAGTAAAGGTCCTTTCAGCTCATTGGTTATCGAGTACCCTTGGCTATCCTCCCCTGTTCCAAATCTAGCCCAGTCCCCCTTAACTCCAGCACCCTCTACCTCCATCTCTCCACCAAGTGGCAAGAATCCTGTCATGATTCTCAACGAGTTACGGCCAGGCCTCAAGTATGACTTTGTGTCCGAGAGTGGGGAGAGCCATGCCAAGAGCTTTGTCATGTCAGTGAGGGTAGATGCCCAGAATTTCCAGGGTTCTGGGAGGAATAAGCGGCTGGCCAAGGCTCGGGCTGCCCAAGCTGCTTTGTCTGCTCTCTTTAACATGCAGCTAGACCAGCCACCATCACAACAGCCCATACCCAGAGAGGGACTACAGCTTCACCTGCCACAG GTCCTGGCCGACGCTGTCTCCCGTCTTGTCATTGACAAGTTCAGCGAACTGACGGATAACTTCTCGTCCCCACATGCTCGACGGAAAGTCTTGGCAGGTGTTGTCATGACAACAG GCACAAATGTGAAGGAGGCTCAGGTCATCTGCGTGTCCACAGGAACAAAGTGCATTAACGGTGAATACATGAGCGACAGAGGTTTGGCCCTCAACGACTGCCATGCTGAGATTGTAGCTCGTCGGTCTCTCATTAGGTTCCTGTACTCCCAGCTGGAGCATTTCCTCAG TAACGATGAAGAGGTCCACAGGGAGTCCATCTTCACCAGATATGACAACGGACAAGGCTTCAAGCTGAAGGACAATGTCCAGTTCCATTTGTACATCAGCACCTCCCCCTGCGGAGACGCCCGTATTTTCTCACCTCACGAAGCAGGGGTAGAAG ATCAGGGAGACAGACACCCCAACCGAAAGGCCCGCGGACAGCTGCGCACTAAAATTGAGTCGGGTGAAGGAACCATCCCTGTACGCTCCAGCAACACCATTCAGACGTGGGACGGTGTTCTTCAGGGCGAGAGGCTGCTCACCATGTCCTGTAGTGACAAGATTGCCAG GTGGAATGTTGTTGGAATCCAAGGCTCTCTGATGAGCTATTTCACCAAACCCATCTACTTCTCCAGCATCATCCTGGGCAGCCTGTATCATGCTGACCACCTCTCCAGAGCCATGTACCAGAGGATTATTGAGCTCGAGGATTTACCGCAGCCCTTTAATTTGAACAGGCCACTGCTCAGTG GAGTAAGTAACGCAGAGGCTCGTCAGCCGGGAAAGGCGCCCAACTTTAGTGTGAACTGGACAGTGGGAGACCAGGGCTTGGAGGTGATCAACGCCACCACAGGGAAAGATGATCTAGGTCGACCCTCCAGGCTCTGCAAACACGCCCTCTACAGCCGCTGGATGCGCCTGCACTGCAAG CTCTCCTCCATCATGCGGATCAAAAGGCCAAGGCCCAGCAGCTACCACGAGGCCAAGCAGGCGGCGGTGGAGTACCATTCCGCCAAACAGATGCTCTTCAGGTCCTTCTACAAAGCCGGACTGGGCGTCTGGGTGAAAAAGCCGATTGAGCAAGATCAGTTTGCTCTCACCACGTGA